One region of Jatrophihabitans cynanchi genomic DNA includes:
- a CDS encoding AMP-binding protein — MSLALDAGPEEPLLPGWTIGRALDAAVSAWPSNDALVSVEQGVRLTYSELSAEVDGVARGLIARGVSRGDRVGIWAPNCAEWVIVQYATARLGAILVTVNPAYRTNELAYVMKQAGVSLLIAASKFKTSDYVAMAIEAAPNLPSVFFGTAEWDALRTGAGGEQIPDVELSPTDPINIQYTSGTTGFPKGATLSHRNILGNGFLVGEACNYTPDDRICVPVPFYHCFGMVMGNLAALTHGASVVIPAPAFDPAATLSAVASERCTSLYGVPTMFIAELALEDLDSYDLSSLRTGIMAGSPCPVEVMKNVSEFMPEVTIAYGMTETSPVSTQTKADDTLEHRTATVGRVHPHVTIKIVDRSSGEIVERGETGELCTAGYGLMLGYWDDPEMTSEAVDSEGFIHTGDLAMMDMDGYISIVGRSKDMVIRGGENVYPREIEEFLYTHPDILDAQVIGVPDAKYGEELCAWVRLRDGATFGEEDLRQFCHGKLSHYKIPRYLRITQEFPMTVTGKVQKFKMREVSIEELSLQGAACIVTA; from the coding sequence ATGTCCCTTGCACTTGATGCCGGCCCCGAGGAGCCGCTGCTGCCTGGGTGGACGATCGGCCGTGCCCTCGATGCTGCCGTGTCTGCGTGGCCATCGAACGACGCTCTTGTCTCAGTCGAGCAGGGCGTGCGCCTGACGTATTCGGAGTTGTCAGCCGAAGTAGACGGCGTCGCGCGCGGCCTGATTGCTCGTGGGGTAAGCCGCGGCGACAGAGTCGGTATTTGGGCGCCCAATTGCGCTGAGTGGGTGATCGTTCAATATGCAACCGCCCGCCTTGGTGCGATCCTGGTAACCGTCAATCCGGCGTACAGAACTAACGAACTCGCCTACGTGATGAAGCAGGCAGGGGTATCTCTGCTCATCGCTGCATCCAAGTTCAAGACGAGCGATTACGTCGCGATGGCCATCGAAGCAGCCCCGAACTTGCCATCGGTATTCTTTGGGACCGCAGAGTGGGACGCGCTGCGGACGGGAGCAGGCGGAGAGCAGATCCCGGATGTCGAACTCTCCCCGACCGATCCTATCAATATTCAGTACACATCTGGGACGACCGGATTTCCAAAGGGTGCGACCCTTTCTCACCGGAATATCCTGGGGAACGGATTCCTAGTGGGGGAGGCATGCAACTACACGCCGGACGACCGCATCTGCGTCCCGGTCCCGTTCTACCACTGCTTCGGAATGGTGATGGGCAACCTCGCTGCGCTAACCCACGGTGCGAGCGTCGTCATTCCAGCACCTGCGTTCGATCCCGCGGCAACGCTCTCCGCGGTCGCTTCGGAACGCTGCACGTCCCTTTATGGCGTGCCGACGATGTTCATCGCTGAACTGGCACTGGAGGATTTGGACTCCTACGACCTCTCCTCGCTTCGAACCGGCATTATGGCTGGCTCTCCCTGCCCGGTTGAGGTCATGAAAAACGTCTCGGAGTTCATGCCAGAAGTCACTATCGCCTACGGTATGACCGAAACCTCACCGGTTTCCACGCAGACGAAGGCCGACGACACGTTGGAACACCGGACGGCGACGGTCGGCCGAGTTCATCCGCACGTGACCATAAAAATTGTCGACCGATCGAGCGGCGAAATCGTAGAACGGGGCGAGACGGGCGAGTTGTGCACTGCTGGCTACGGGCTGATGCTCGGATATTGGGACGATCCGGAGATGACCAGCGAAGCTGTAGATTCGGAAGGCTTCATACATACCGGTGATCTCGCTATGATGGATATGGACGGTTACATCTCGATCGTTGGCCGCTCGAAGGACATGGTGATTCGCGGCGGCGAAAACGTCTATCCACGGGAGATCGAAGAGTTTCTATACACGCATCCGGACATCCTGGATGCACAAGTCATCGGTGTCCCCGACGCGAAATACGGCGAAGAGCTCTGCGCCTGGGTACGACTCCGCGACGGCGCGACGTTCGGTGAGGAAGATCTGCGCCAGTTCTGCCACGGCAAGCTCTCCCACTACAAGATCCCGCGCTACCTCCGGATCACGCAGGAGTTTCCTATGACCGTGACCGGCAAGGTTCAGAAGTTCAAGATGCGGGAAGTGTCAATCGAAGAGCTCTCCCTTCAAGGCGCCGCCTGCATCGTGACTGCTTAG
- a CDS encoding alpha/beta hydrolase fold domain-containing protein translates to MDEQLRTLVAAGAGDPTGAGQSRTADVQIEDVDIDGVTVYVVTPRGLNADDRRVYMDIHGGAWMMAGGDICRAVAVGTAMTVGAQVWAVDYRMPPDHPYPAPLTDCLKVYRAILEVRSPQDIIIGGVSAGANLAAALALRARDEGLALPAGAVLSTPSTDLTGAGDTWRTNEGIDTVLVGDALTAVAVYAGGHDLCNPYLSPLFADFTQGFPSTLLISGTRDRLLSDTVRLHRALRAAGIPADLHVFEAQGHGGFLGTAPEDRERAGQIRSFVDRQWGHESP, encoded by the coding sequence GTGGACGAGCAACTGAGAACGCTGGTCGCTGCAGGCGCCGGCGATCCGACCGGAGCCGGTCAGAGTCGCACGGCCGATGTACAGATTGAAGACGTCGACATCGACGGCGTGACCGTGTACGTGGTTACCCCTCGGGGCTTGAACGCCGATGACCGGCGCGTGTACATGGACATCCACGGTGGCGCCTGGATGATGGCTGGCGGGGATATCTGTCGCGCTGTTGCGGTGGGAACAGCTATGACGGTTGGCGCCCAAGTTTGGGCAGTCGACTACCGCATGCCACCCGATCACCCGTACCCGGCCCCGCTGACCGACTGTCTCAAGGTCTATCGAGCAATTCTAGAGGTCCGCTCGCCACAGGACATCATCATCGGCGGGGTCTCTGCCGGTGCCAATCTTGCTGCCGCGCTGGCCCTACGCGCGCGGGATGAAGGGTTGGCGTTACCGGCAGGCGCCGTTTTATCCACTCCGAGCACTGACCTGACCGGGGCTGGTGACACCTGGCGGACGAACGAAGGTATCGACACGGTGTTGGTCGGAGATGCCCTAACCGCCGTCGCGGTGTATGCCGGCGGCCATGATCTGTGCAATCCATACCTATCACCGCTGTTCGCAGACTTCACGCAGGGCTTCCCGTCGACCTTGCTGATATCTGGCACACGTGATCGTCTGCTGTCCGACACCGTCCGTCTGCACCGCGCACTTCGCGCGGCTGGCATCCCTGCGGACCTGCACGTCTTCGAAGCGCAAGGCCACGGAGGCTTCCTCGGTACCGCTCCAGAGGACCGCGAGCGAGCGGGCCAGATTCGTAGCTTCGTTGATCGACAGTGGGGGCACGAAAGCCCGTGA
- the lhgO gene encoding L-2-hydroxyglutarate oxidase yields the protein MRVFSPVADYCIIGAGIVGLAVARELLLTRPGYSVVVLDKESTVGAHQTGHNSGVVHAGLYYKPGSAKSQLCRRGVGLLREFCAEHGLAYDECGKLVVARDLHEMPALERLFERATDAGVPGVRIIGPAAVRAREPHCRAYAALLSPSTAIVDFGAITRAIAQDVLRLGGEIRLGCQVQAIGDRGDRVEVGTTGGPVMARRLVICAGLQTDRVSRMAGGSRGPQIVPFRGEYYHLRRDRAVLVNGLIYPVPDPRYPFLGTHFTKLIGGAGVSVGPNAVLALAREGYRRRDVRLADVAELAGWSGTWRMARSHWRTGIYELAGSLLKSLFARRARSYIPELRTRDLVRPGAGVRAQAVSDSGALVDDFVIERHGRVLSVRNAPSPAATASFAIAQFIVQRLGAG from the coding sequence ATGCGCGTCTTCTCGCCGGTCGCCGACTACTGCATCATCGGCGCCGGCATCGTCGGCCTCGCGGTTGCGCGCGAGTTGTTGCTCACCCGGCCGGGCTACTCGGTGGTAGTACTGGACAAGGAGTCGACGGTCGGCGCGCACCAGACCGGACACAACAGCGGCGTGGTCCATGCGGGGCTGTATTACAAGCCCGGCTCGGCTAAGTCGCAACTCTGCCGCCGCGGCGTCGGCCTGCTTCGCGAATTCTGCGCCGAACACGGACTGGCCTACGACGAGTGCGGCAAGCTCGTCGTCGCGCGTGACCTGCACGAGATGCCGGCTCTGGAGAGGCTGTTCGAGCGCGCTACCGATGCCGGCGTGCCGGGCGTCCGGATCATCGGCCCGGCCGCGGTCCGGGCGAGGGAGCCGCACTGCCGTGCCTACGCGGCGTTGCTCTCGCCCTCAACGGCGATCGTCGACTTCGGCGCGATCACCCGCGCGATTGCCCAGGATGTTTTGCGGCTCGGCGGCGAGATACGCCTCGGCTGTCAGGTGCAGGCAATCGGGGATCGCGGGGATCGCGTCGAAGTCGGCACGACCGGCGGCCCGGTCATGGCCCGCCGGTTGGTCATATGCGCGGGACTGCAGACCGATCGCGTCTCACGGATGGCTGGTGGCAGCCGCGGCCCGCAGATCGTCCCCTTCCGCGGCGAGTATTACCACCTGCGCAGGGATCGCGCTGTGCTGGTCAACGGACTCATTTATCCGGTGCCCGACCCGCGCTACCCCTTCCTCGGAACGCATTTCACCAAGCTGATCGGCGGCGCTGGCGTATCGGTCGGCCCCAACGCGGTTCTGGCGCTGGCCCGGGAAGGCTATCGGCGCCGCGATGTCCGCCTCGCGGACGTAGCCGAACTTGCAGGCTGGTCCGGGACCTGGCGTATGGCCCGCAGCCACTGGCGCACCGGCATCTACGAACTCGCTGGCTCGCTCCTCAAGTCGCTGTTCGCCCGGCGCGCTCGCTCATACATCCCTGAGCTACGGACGCGCGATCTAGTCCGTCCAGGCGCCGGCGTGCGGGCTCAGGCCGTATCTGACAGCGGCGCGCTCGTCGACGATTTCGTTATCGAACGGCACGGTCGCGTGCTATCGGTGCGCAATGCGCCCTCGCCTGCTGCCACGGCCAGTTTCGCGATCGCGCAGTTCATCGTGCAACGACTCGGCGCTGGCTGA
- a CDS encoding aldehyde dehydrogenase family protein, with product MKTITHRIGTRAEAGAAPDEMDDLDPSDQRRVLARYAPLSAAQARELVDIVAESSRWRRTPAIERGAVLLRAAAILRERKEQFAEIIASENGKVLREARVEVEKSADFFEFYGALARSAQGTLLADARPNSHARVLTEPIGLVLAICPWNDPLLTPARKLAPALAAANQVLLKPARDTPLAALILEDVLRDAGLPDDALGVLVCTPSILDETVLDDRRLAGVTFTGSNAVGNALRSRLAPRNVRLQTEMGGKNAAIVADDADIDLAVEAILGAAFGQAGQRCTATSRLIACAGVHDRLIDELARRVTKIAVGPSLDPATAMGPLVTLDHRASVQGQVHCAIDAGAELLAGGSVPDKPNLAHGCFFAPTLLAGVGPGTALWQEEVFGPVLAAWRAESVDEAIALANASAYGLSASVFTTSLATAERAIAEVDTGQIAVNLPTSGWDVHHPFGGFRDSGSAFKEQGVQGLQFYTRVKTAAVRFG from the coding sequence TTGAAGACCATCACCCATCGCATCGGAACCCGTGCGGAAGCCGGTGCCGCTCCGGACGAGATGGACGATCTCGACCCGTCCGATCAGCGGCGAGTGCTGGCGCGCTACGCGCCACTGTCGGCCGCGCAGGCGCGAGAGCTGGTCGACATCGTCGCGGAATCCTCGCGGTGGCGGCGGACTCCGGCCATCGAGCGCGGAGCCGTGCTACTGCGCGCCGCCGCGATCCTGCGCGAGCGCAAGGAGCAGTTCGCGGAAATCATCGCCTCCGAGAACGGCAAGGTGCTGCGCGAGGCCCGGGTCGAGGTGGAGAAGAGTGCTGACTTCTTCGAATTCTATGGCGCGCTTGCGCGCTCGGCGCAAGGGACACTGCTTGCCGACGCGCGGCCTAACTCTCACGCCCGCGTGCTCACGGAACCGATCGGTCTCGTCCTGGCGATCTGCCCATGGAACGACCCCCTCCTGACCCCAGCGCGCAAGCTTGCCCCAGCGCTGGCGGCGGCAAACCAGGTCCTGCTCAAGCCAGCCCGCGATACCCCGTTGGCCGCGCTGATCCTCGAGGACGTGTTACGTGACGCGGGGCTGCCGGACGACGCACTCGGCGTGCTCGTCTGCACTCCGAGCATTCTCGACGAGACGGTTCTCGACGATCGCCGACTGGCCGGGGTGACGTTCACCGGGTCCAATGCGGTGGGCAACGCGCTGCGAAGCCGGCTGGCGCCCAGGAACGTCCGGCTGCAAACCGAAATGGGCGGGAAGAACGCGGCGATCGTCGCCGACGACGCGGACATCGACCTCGCGGTCGAGGCGATCCTCGGCGCTGCCTTCGGACAGGCCGGCCAGCGATGCACCGCGACGAGCCGTCTCATCGCCTGCGCGGGCGTACATGACCGGCTGATCGACGAGTTAGCGCGGCGCGTTACCAAGATTGCCGTCGGCCCGTCGCTCGATCCAGCCACCGCAATGGGCCCGCTCGTCACCCTCGACCACCGGGCGTCCGTGCAGGGGCAGGTCCACTGCGCCATCGACGCCGGTGCGGAACTGCTTGCCGGCGGCTCGGTGCCCGACAAGCCCAACCTCGCCCACGGTTGCTTCTTCGCGCCCACGCTGCTGGCCGGCGTCGGGCCGGGGACGGCGCTGTGGCAGGAAGAGGTGTTCGGCCCGGTGCTGGCCGCGTGGCGCGCCGAGTCGGTGGACGAGGCGATCGCGCTGGCGAATGCCTCCGCGTACGGGCTCTCCGCGTCCGTGTTCACGACCTCACTGGCGACGGCGGAGCGGGCGATCGCTGAGGTCGACACCGGCCAGATCGCGGTGAACCTGCCGACCTCGGGCTGGGACGTCCACCACCCATTCGGCGGGTTCCGGGACTCCGGTTCCGCGTTCAAGGAGCAGGGCGTGCAAGGGTTGCAGTTCTATACCCGGGTGAAGACCGCGGCCGTACGATTCGGCTGA